The stretch of DNA ACACCATACTTCTTCGCGAGTTGATCGATTGAATGAAGGGATGAAAGGTGAAAAAGTTGGGCCTCTTCGTCGGCCGTCCATCGCTTCGGCATAGTGTGCTCCCCATATTTAAAAAAGTTTGTGTTGAACCGAATGTAAGCTTTGCCTCTGGGAGGGTCAAGTCAAAATCATGGAAACGATAAGAAAGATAGTGTTTTCTTGTGGGATTACACTATTCGCTGGATATCTGTTTTGCGAATATGCCTTCGCAAAGAGTTTTGTCCTACCCGAAAAACTCACTTTTGCCGGTCAGACGGTGCCACTGGAGCGACAAGTAGTTCGCGAACATTTCGATGCTTTGTACACAAGTATGTGCTACAACAATCCGGGGCAATCGCGGCTCTGGTTGAGGCGCGAACAACGGATACTACCGACGATTCGCAAAATTATCGTCAATGCTGGACTCCCGGAAGACTTTGTTTATCTCGTTGTTGCCGAAAGTGATATGTTGCCCAGGGCATTATCGCCGGCAGGCGCATACAGCTATTGGCAATTCATGCCCGGCACCGGTAAGGATGAGGGGCTTGATACTCACCTGGCATTAGATGAACGCGGCGATTTAGTCAAGGCAACCCTTGCCGCCTGCAACCATTTGAAAGAACTCTATCAGGCGTTCGGTAAGGACTGGTTCTTAGCGATGGCCGCTTACAATAACGGAAGAAAAAATGTTGAAACCATGCTAAAAGCGCAACATGCGAAAACCTATTGGGACGCATGGTCGAACAACGAAACAGCAACTTATGTTCCGCGAATCATACTGATAAAGACGCTCTTTGAAAACCCCGCGTTGTTTGGAATTGAGCCGGGTGAAATCGTACCATATCCCGAGTTCTCGGTTGACCGGATATCGTTTACCTTACCAGAATCTGTTATGTTTGCAACCGTGTGCGATTGGGCAGAAACCGATTATCGAACGATGCTTACTCTCAATCCCCAAATCTATCGTACATCATACTTAAAAGACGTCACACTGCCAAAGAACATTGCGATGCACGTGGACGTTCCTAAGAGCAAAGTGAATGGATTTCTAAAACGATTGGATGATTTTATCAAGTTGAACAAAGCACAAAAAAAGTGAGCTCTGGGAGTGCTTGCGTCCGCTACTCCGTTAGAGTATCTTTCTTGGCTTTCACCGAATAAGACGGTGAGTCGCAGGATTGTAGGGAAATGAAGACACAACATTTAAACAATGCCGCCGTTGAGCGGAAATGGTATACGATCGATGCCGATGGCATGGTTCTCGGACGGTTATCGTCGGAAATCGCTCGCATCTTGCGCGGCAAGCACAAGGCGATTTG from bacterium encodes:
- a CDS encoding lytic transglycosylase domain-containing protein, producing METIRKIVFSCGITLFAGYLFCEYAFAKSFVLPEKLTFAGQTVPLERQVVREHFDALYTSMCYNNPGQSRLWLRREQRILPTIRKIIVNAGLPEDFVYLVVAESDMLPRALSPAGAYSYWQFMPGTGKDEGLDTHLALDERGDLVKATLAACNHLKELYQAFGKDWFLAMAAYNNGRKNVETMLKAQHAKTYWDAWSNNETATYVPRIILIKTLFENPALFGIEPGEIVPYPEFSVDRISFTLPESVMFATVCDWAETDYRTMLTLNPQIYRTSYLKDVTLPKNIAMHVDVPKSKVNGFLKRLDDFIKLNKAQKK